From a single Paramormyrops kingsleyae isolate MSU_618 chromosome 14, PKINGS_0.4, whole genome shotgun sequence genomic region:
- the LOC111852438 gene encoding MAPK/MAK/MRK overlapping kinase isoform X1, translated as MEYYRIIKKIGEGTFSEVVKTQSLRDGKYYACKTMKQSVDSLEQANNLREIQAMKRLNPHPNIIQLHEVIFDKETGTLSLICELMEMNIYELIQGRQHPLPENKVKYYMYQLCKSLDHMHRNGIFHRDVKPENILIRQDVLKLADFGSCRSVYCRPPHTEYISTRWYRAPECLLTDGYYSHKMDVWSAGCVFFEILSLNPLFPGTNELDQVSKIHEVLGTPDPSLLYKFKQSRAMSFDFPPQKGCGLSRLIPHCSPTSLALLHRMLEYDPEDRIGAGATLQHPCFRELRLAERRAGGQRRAVRTVEGGEGGTPANPVDQLWRIARQGRRQLLGRHVAEPLLRQNGPPFPVELPKLNVVMPTPKISSFPINTLPALPVTHRGSLPAITSKKCHSHLSKVNIGDSTSYESSNARISLQLAPVDQKR; from the exons ATGGAAT ATTACAGGATAATCAAAAAAATCGGAGAAGGGACGTTTTCCGAGGTGGTGAAAACCCAAAGTCTAAGAGATGGGAAATATTACGCGTGCAAAACAATGAAGCAGTCCGTCGACAG TTTGGAGCAGGCAAACAACCTGAGAGAAATTCAAGCTATGAAGAGGCTGAATCCCCACCCTAACATCATTCAGCTGCATGAAGTCATCTT tGACAAAGAAACGGGTACCCTCTCCTTGATATGTGAATTAATGGAAATGAACATCTATGAGTTAATACAAG GTCGGCAGCATCCTTTGCCTGAGAATAAAGTGAAATACTACATGTACCAGCTATGCAAGTCACTGGATCACATGCATAG AAATGGGATCTTCCACAGAGATGTCAAACCAGAGAACATCCTAATCAGA CAGGATGTGCTGAAGCTGGCCGACTTTGGCTCCTGCAGGAGCGTCTACTGCAGGCCGCCACACACGGAGTACATCTCCACGCGTTGGTACCGGGCCCCTGAGTGCCTGCTCACCGACGGCTACTACTCACACAAGATGGACGTGTGGAGCGCCGGATGCGTCTTCTTTGAGATCCTCAG CCTCAACCCCCTGTTCCCTGGCACCAATGAACTGGACCAGGTTTCCAAGATCCACGAAGTTTTGGGAACACCAGACCCTAGTCTCCTCTATAAATTCAAGCA GTCGCGTGCGATGAGCTTCGACTTCCCCCCGCAGAAGGGCTGCGGCCTGTCGCGGCTCATCCCACACTGCTCGCCCACCAGCCTGGCGCTGCTGCACCGCATGCTGGAGTATGACCCCGAGGACCGCATCGGCGCCGGGGCCACGCTGCAGCACCCCTGCTTCCGAGAGCTGCG GCTGGCGGAAAGGAGGGCGGGCGGCCAGCGCAGGGCAGTCAGGACGGTCGAAGGCGGAGAGGGCGGCACGCCGGCCAACCCCGTGGACCAGCTATGGCGCATCGCCAGGCAAGGACGGCGGCAG CTCCTGGGCAGACACGTAGCTGAGCCGCTGCTCAGGCAGAACGGGCCGCCGTTCCCGGTGGAGCTCCCAAAGCTAAATGTGGTGATGCCCACGCCAAAGATTTCGTCCTTTCCCATCAACACCCTGCCAGCCCTCCCCGTCACCCACCGCGGGTCTCTACCAGCCATCACATCCAAAAAGTGCCACTC
- the LOC111852438 gene encoding MAPK/MAK/MRK overlapping kinase isoform X5 has protein sequence MKSSCRQHPLPENKVKYYMYQLCKSLDHMHRNGIFHRDVKPENILIRQDVLKLADFGSCRSVYCRPPHTEYISTRWYRAPECLLTDGYYSHKMDVWSAGCVFFEILSLNPLFPGTNELDQVSKIHEVLGTPDPSLLYKFKQSRAMSFDFPPQKGCGLSRLIPHCSPTSLALLHRMLEYDPEDRIGAGATLQHPCFRELRLAERRAGGQRRAVRTVEGGEGGTPANPVDQLWRIARQGRRQLLGRHVAEPLLRQNGPPFPVELPKLNVVMPTPKISSFPINTLPALPVTHRGSLPAITSKKCHSHLSKVNIGDSTSYESSNARISLQLAPVDQKR, from the exons ATGAAGTCATCTT GTCGGCAGCATCCTTTGCCTGAGAATAAAGTGAAATACTACATGTACCAGCTATGCAAGTCACTGGATCACATGCATAG AAATGGGATCTTCCACAGAGATGTCAAACCAGAGAACATCCTAATCAGA CAGGATGTGCTGAAGCTGGCCGACTTTGGCTCCTGCAGGAGCGTCTACTGCAGGCCGCCACACACGGAGTACATCTCCACGCGTTGGTACCGGGCCCCTGAGTGCCTGCTCACCGACGGCTACTACTCACACAAGATGGACGTGTGGAGCGCCGGATGCGTCTTCTTTGAGATCCTCAG CCTCAACCCCCTGTTCCCTGGCACCAATGAACTGGACCAGGTTTCCAAGATCCACGAAGTTTTGGGAACACCAGACCCTAGTCTCCTCTATAAATTCAAGCA GTCGCGTGCGATGAGCTTCGACTTCCCCCCGCAGAAGGGCTGCGGCCTGTCGCGGCTCATCCCACACTGCTCGCCCACCAGCCTGGCGCTGCTGCACCGCATGCTGGAGTATGACCCCGAGGACCGCATCGGCGCCGGGGCCACGCTGCAGCACCCCTGCTTCCGAGAGCTGCG GCTGGCGGAAAGGAGGGCGGGCGGCCAGCGCAGGGCAGTCAGGACGGTCGAAGGCGGAGAGGGCGGCACGCCGGCCAACCCCGTGGACCAGCTATGGCGCATCGCCAGGCAAGGACGGCGGCAG CTCCTGGGCAGACACGTAGCTGAGCCGCTGCTCAGGCAGAACGGGCCGCCGTTCCCGGTGGAGCTCCCAAAGCTAAATGTGGTGATGCCCACGCCAAAGATTTCGTCCTTTCCCATCAACACCCTGCCAGCCCTCCCCGTCACCCACCGCGGGTCTCTACCAGCCATCACATCCAAAAAGTGCCACTC
- the LOC111852438 gene encoding MAPK/MAK/MRK overlapping kinase isoform X2, with translation MEYYRIIKKIGEGTFSEVVKTQSLRDGKYYACKTMKQSVDSLEQANNLREIQAMKRLNPHPNIIQLHEVIFDKETGTLSLICELMEMNIYELIQGRQHPLPENKVKYYMYQLCKSLDHMHRNGIFHRDVKPENILIRDVLKLADFGSCRSVYCRPPHTEYISTRWYRAPECLLTDGYYSHKMDVWSAGCVFFEILSLNPLFPGTNELDQVSKIHEVLGTPDPSLLYKFKQSRAMSFDFPPQKGCGLSRLIPHCSPTSLALLHRMLEYDPEDRIGAGATLQHPCFRELRLAERRAGGQRRAVRTVEGGEGGTPANPVDQLWRIARQGRRQLLGRHVAEPLLRQNGPPFPVELPKLNVVMPTPKISSFPINTLPALPVTHRGSLPAITSKKCHSHLSKVNIGDSTSYESSNARISLQLAPVDQKR, from the exons ATGGAAT ATTACAGGATAATCAAAAAAATCGGAGAAGGGACGTTTTCCGAGGTGGTGAAAACCCAAAGTCTAAGAGATGGGAAATATTACGCGTGCAAAACAATGAAGCAGTCCGTCGACAG TTTGGAGCAGGCAAACAACCTGAGAGAAATTCAAGCTATGAAGAGGCTGAATCCCCACCCTAACATCATTCAGCTGCATGAAGTCATCTT tGACAAAGAAACGGGTACCCTCTCCTTGATATGTGAATTAATGGAAATGAACATCTATGAGTTAATACAAG GTCGGCAGCATCCTTTGCCTGAGAATAAAGTGAAATACTACATGTACCAGCTATGCAAGTCACTGGATCACATGCATAG AAATGGGATCTTCCACAGAGATGTCAAACCAGAGAACATCCTAATCAGA GATGTGCTGAAGCTGGCCGACTTTGGCTCCTGCAGGAGCGTCTACTGCAGGCCGCCACACACGGAGTACATCTCCACGCGTTGGTACCGGGCCCCTGAGTGCCTGCTCACCGACGGCTACTACTCACACAAGATGGACGTGTGGAGCGCCGGATGCGTCTTCTTTGAGATCCTCAG CCTCAACCCCCTGTTCCCTGGCACCAATGAACTGGACCAGGTTTCCAAGATCCACGAAGTTTTGGGAACACCAGACCCTAGTCTCCTCTATAAATTCAAGCA GTCGCGTGCGATGAGCTTCGACTTCCCCCCGCAGAAGGGCTGCGGCCTGTCGCGGCTCATCCCACACTGCTCGCCCACCAGCCTGGCGCTGCTGCACCGCATGCTGGAGTATGACCCCGAGGACCGCATCGGCGCCGGGGCCACGCTGCAGCACCCCTGCTTCCGAGAGCTGCG GCTGGCGGAAAGGAGGGCGGGCGGCCAGCGCAGGGCAGTCAGGACGGTCGAAGGCGGAGAGGGCGGCACGCCGGCCAACCCCGTGGACCAGCTATGGCGCATCGCCAGGCAAGGACGGCGGCAG CTCCTGGGCAGACACGTAGCTGAGCCGCTGCTCAGGCAGAACGGGCCGCCGTTCCCGGTGGAGCTCCCAAAGCTAAATGTGGTGATGCCCACGCCAAAGATTTCGTCCTTTCCCATCAACACCCTGCCAGCCCTCCCCGTCACCCACCGCGGGTCTCTACCAGCCATCACATCCAAAAAGTGCCACTC
- the LOC111852438 gene encoding MAPK/MAK/MRK overlapping kinase isoform X3, whose amino-acid sequence MEYYRIIKKIGEGTFSEVVKTQSLRDGKYYACKTMKQSVDSLEQANNLREIQAMKRLNPHPNIIQLHEVIFDKETGTLSLICELMEMNIYELIQGRQHPLPENKVKYYMYQLCKSLDHMHRNGIFHRDVKPENILIRQDVLKLADFGSCRSVYCRPPHTEYISTRWYRAPECLLTDGYYSHKMDVWSAGCVFFEILSLNPLFPGTNELDQVSKIHEVLGTPDPSLLYKFKQSRAMSFDFPPQKGCGLSRLIPHCSPTSLALLHRMLEYDPEDRIGAGATLQHPCFRELRLAERRAGGQRRAVRTVEGGEGGTPANPVDQLWRIARQGRRQLLGRHVAEPLLRQNGPPFPVELPKLNVVMPTPKISSFPINTLPALPVTHRGSLPAITSKKCHSHLSKPTESSHRRNFKTCLMPSIDPKVSGC is encoded by the exons ATGGAAT ATTACAGGATAATCAAAAAAATCGGAGAAGGGACGTTTTCCGAGGTGGTGAAAACCCAAAGTCTAAGAGATGGGAAATATTACGCGTGCAAAACAATGAAGCAGTCCGTCGACAG TTTGGAGCAGGCAAACAACCTGAGAGAAATTCAAGCTATGAAGAGGCTGAATCCCCACCCTAACATCATTCAGCTGCATGAAGTCATCTT tGACAAAGAAACGGGTACCCTCTCCTTGATATGTGAATTAATGGAAATGAACATCTATGAGTTAATACAAG GTCGGCAGCATCCTTTGCCTGAGAATAAAGTGAAATACTACATGTACCAGCTATGCAAGTCACTGGATCACATGCATAG AAATGGGATCTTCCACAGAGATGTCAAACCAGAGAACATCCTAATCAGA CAGGATGTGCTGAAGCTGGCCGACTTTGGCTCCTGCAGGAGCGTCTACTGCAGGCCGCCACACACGGAGTACATCTCCACGCGTTGGTACCGGGCCCCTGAGTGCCTGCTCACCGACGGCTACTACTCACACAAGATGGACGTGTGGAGCGCCGGATGCGTCTTCTTTGAGATCCTCAG CCTCAACCCCCTGTTCCCTGGCACCAATGAACTGGACCAGGTTTCCAAGATCCACGAAGTTTTGGGAACACCAGACCCTAGTCTCCTCTATAAATTCAAGCA GTCGCGTGCGATGAGCTTCGACTTCCCCCCGCAGAAGGGCTGCGGCCTGTCGCGGCTCATCCCACACTGCTCGCCCACCAGCCTGGCGCTGCTGCACCGCATGCTGGAGTATGACCCCGAGGACCGCATCGGCGCCGGGGCCACGCTGCAGCACCCCTGCTTCCGAGAGCTGCG GCTGGCGGAAAGGAGGGCGGGCGGCCAGCGCAGGGCAGTCAGGACGGTCGAAGGCGGAGAGGGCGGCACGCCGGCCAACCCCGTGGACCAGCTATGGCGCATCGCCAGGCAAGGACGGCGGCAG CTCCTGGGCAGACACGTAGCTGAGCCGCTGCTCAGGCAGAACGGGCCGCCGTTCCCGGTGGAGCTCCCAAAGCTAAATGTGGTGATGCCCACGCCAAAGATTTCGTCCTTTCCCATCAACACCCTGCCAGCCCTCCCCGTCACCCACCGCGGGTCTCTACCAGCCATCACATCCAAAAAGTGCCACTC
- the LOC111852438 gene encoding MAPK/MAK/MRK overlapping kinase isoform X4 has product MEYYRIIKKIGEGTFSEVVKTQSLRDGKYYACKTMKQSVDSLEQANNLREIQAMKRLNPHPNIIQLHEVIFDKETGTLSLICELMEMNIYELIQGRQHPLPENKVKYYMYQLCKSLDHMHRNGIFHRDVKPENILIRQDVLKLADFGSCRSVYCRPPHTEYISTRWYRAPECLLTDGYYSHKMDVWSAGCVFFEILSLNPLFPGTNELDQVSKIHEVLGTPDPSLLYKFKQSRAMSFDFPPQKGCGLSRLIPHCSPTSLALLHRMLEYDPEDRIGAGATLQHPCFRELRLAERRAGGQRRAVRTVEGGEGGTPANPVDQLWRIARQGRRQPTESSHRRNFKTCLMPSIDPKVSGC; this is encoded by the exons ATGGAAT ATTACAGGATAATCAAAAAAATCGGAGAAGGGACGTTTTCCGAGGTGGTGAAAACCCAAAGTCTAAGAGATGGGAAATATTACGCGTGCAAAACAATGAAGCAGTCCGTCGACAG TTTGGAGCAGGCAAACAACCTGAGAGAAATTCAAGCTATGAAGAGGCTGAATCCCCACCCTAACATCATTCAGCTGCATGAAGTCATCTT tGACAAAGAAACGGGTACCCTCTCCTTGATATGTGAATTAATGGAAATGAACATCTATGAGTTAATACAAG GTCGGCAGCATCCTTTGCCTGAGAATAAAGTGAAATACTACATGTACCAGCTATGCAAGTCACTGGATCACATGCATAG AAATGGGATCTTCCACAGAGATGTCAAACCAGAGAACATCCTAATCAGA CAGGATGTGCTGAAGCTGGCCGACTTTGGCTCCTGCAGGAGCGTCTACTGCAGGCCGCCACACACGGAGTACATCTCCACGCGTTGGTACCGGGCCCCTGAGTGCCTGCTCACCGACGGCTACTACTCACACAAGATGGACGTGTGGAGCGCCGGATGCGTCTTCTTTGAGATCCTCAG CCTCAACCCCCTGTTCCCTGGCACCAATGAACTGGACCAGGTTTCCAAGATCCACGAAGTTTTGGGAACACCAGACCCTAGTCTCCTCTATAAATTCAAGCA GTCGCGTGCGATGAGCTTCGACTTCCCCCCGCAGAAGGGCTGCGGCCTGTCGCGGCTCATCCCACACTGCTCGCCCACCAGCCTGGCGCTGCTGCACCGCATGCTGGAGTATGACCCCGAGGACCGCATCGGCGCCGGGGCCACGCTGCAGCACCCCTGCTTCCGAGAGCTGCG GCTGGCGGAAAGGAGGGCGGGCGGCCAGCGCAGGGCAGTCAGGACGGTCGAAGGCGGAGAGGGCGGCACGCCGGCCAACCCCGTGGACCAGCTATGGCGCATCGCCAGGCAAGGACGGCGGCAG